In Geotalea uraniireducens, one genomic interval encodes:
- the hslO gene encoding Hsp33 family molecular chaperone HslO: protein MSIPRESSDYLVRIISRSGTVRALACVTTGLVADACHRHGTFPTASAALGRALTGGALFGALLKTGQRIALAFEGNGPLRKILVEADANGAVRGCVGNPEVVLVRDDGKLDVGRALGHAGLLTVTKDLGLKEPYRGTVTLYTSEIAEDLAYYLTESEQIPSAVGLGVFVEADGSVGVAGGFLVQALPPHDEAVIEQLMSRIETMPAVSEQLRGGATPEKMLEYLFAGIPYDTLEKRALAFVCSCSRERLERVLLSLGKDELAAMIADRGEAEVTCELCGERYHFSREELQRLHDEPQPSAG, encoded by the coding sequence ATGAGCATTCCCCGCGAATCGAGCGACTATCTCGTCCGGATCATCAGCAGAAGCGGCACCGTCCGGGCATTGGCCTGCGTCACCACCGGCCTCGTCGCCGACGCCTGCCACCGGCACGGCACCTTCCCCACCGCCTCGGCGGCGCTCGGCCGGGCGTTGACCGGCGGTGCCCTGTTCGGGGCGCTGCTGAAGACCGGGCAACGGATCGCCCTCGCCTTCGAAGGCAACGGGCCGCTGCGGAAAATCCTGGTGGAAGCCGATGCCAACGGGGCCGTGCGGGGGTGCGTCGGCAACCCCGAAGTCGTGCTGGTCAGGGACGACGGCAAGCTCGACGTGGGACGCGCCCTCGGCCATGCCGGACTGCTCACCGTCACCAAGGACCTGGGGCTCAAGGAACCGTACCGGGGAACGGTAACGCTCTACACCAGCGAGATTGCCGAAGACTTGGCCTACTACCTGACCGAATCGGAACAGATCCCCTCGGCGGTCGGGCTCGGGGTATTCGTTGAAGCGGATGGCTCGGTCGGCGTGGCGGGCGGCTTCCTGGTCCAGGCGCTCCCCCCCCACGACGAGGCGGTCATCGAGCAGCTGATGAGCCGGATCGAGACTATGCCGGCCGTTTCGGAGCAGCTGCGCGGCGGGGCCACCCCGGAGAAAATGCTGGAGTATCTCTTTGCCGGGATCCCCTACGACACCTTGGAAAAACGGGCGCTAGCCTTCGTCTGCTCCTGCAGTCGGGAACGGCTCGAGCGGGTGCTGCTCTCCCTCGGCAAGGACGAACTGGCAGCAATGATCGCCGACCGGGGCGAAGCCGAGGTGACCTGCGAACTCTGCGGCGAGCGCTACCACTTCAGCCGTGAGGAGCTGCAGCGGCTCCACGACGAGCCGCAGCCGTCCGCCGGCTAA
- a CDS encoding cyclase family protein gives MKLYDITVPLSADLPTYPGDPPVTIEPVTRIARGDTANVSRLTLTTHSGTHLDVPLHFRDDGSSVDLLPLSLLVGKTRVIDLRGVRAIDRKELARLPVRGEERLLLRTDNSLLWERSGFCTEYACLTPDGADYLLETGAKLIGIDYLSIERFDSDGAIHRQLLDAGIVILEGLNLDGVEAGEYELLCLPLNVRGGDGAPVRALLRSHERPETVERPFDPHTSRWPLS, from the coding sequence ATGAAACTCTATGACATCACCGTGCCCCTTTCCGCCGACCTGCCCACCTATCCCGGCGATCCGCCGGTGACCATCGAGCCGGTAACCCGAATCGCCCGGGGCGACACGGCCAACGTTTCCCGCCTCACCCTGACCACCCACAGTGGTACCCATCTCGATGTCCCGCTGCACTTCCGCGACGACGGCAGCAGTGTTGACCTGCTGCCGCTCTCGCTGCTCGTCGGCAAAACCCGGGTGATCGATCTCCGCGGAGTGCGGGCAATTGACCGCAAGGAGCTGGCCCGCCTGCCGGTGCGCGGCGAAGAGCGGCTGCTCCTCCGGACCGACAACTCGCTGCTCTGGGAGCGAAGCGGTTTTTGTACCGAGTATGCCTGCCTCACGCCCGACGGAGCCGACTATCTACTGGAAACCGGCGCCAAGCTGATCGGCATTGACTATCTCTCCATCGAGCGTTTCGACAGCGACGGTGCCATCCACCGGCAGCTGCTCGACGCCGGCATTGTCATCCTTGAAGGGCTCAACCTCGACGGCGTCGAGGCGGGGGAATACGAGCTCCTCTGTCTGCCGCTGAATGTCCGTGGCGGCGACGGCGCACCGGTCCGGGCGCTGCTGCGGAGCCACGAACGACCCGAAACCGTGGAACGCCCCTTCGACCCCCACACGAGCCGCTGGCCCCTGTCCTGA
- a CDS encoding diguanylate cyclase — protein MSRARKIVSARELDLLRRLLTERTEELERTNERLFIANQVKAEFLAHMSREFQRPLDYIVEFATCLRDGVMGAVSREQRIGLETIISRGQGIQRLLERVLALCNSDLGTAVFLPKEFPVDEPLTRVLDQLSETAARQGIAIVAQRDETVGTITADEGKFTFIIDELLTNALHFSDRGGTITVALRPVAARNDAEPGFLEIRVEDQGRGINEDELEHIFKSFEGGAGIATGPGSLGIGLALVKHFVELHGGTISVRSEAGKGSVFTVLLPEKGPPDRLLRTPQVLVAAGSDELLQPLLARLRGEGYAPLIARDGLEALDKGVSLAPDLCILALALPELGGIDVCFRLKSHERSKQIPVMIIAPLRERSIAIRSAQAGADGFFAFPGESRELLLKAKSLIAQKFNYDFLKRNYEIATSEAFTDSLTTLFNRRQFWLSLDHELARAHRYRRSCSLAMIDIDFFKQYNDRHGHLQGDEVLKTAAALFCSSIRHSDIVARYGGEEFVVIMPETDRELALVVGEKLRHAVAEHLFPFRETQPGGKLTVSVGIATFPDDARTGRDLVAAADRALYCAKQRGRNRVEGCVSEPAAGDRSGG, from the coding sequence ATGTCCCGCGCGCGGAAAATAGTCAGTGCCCGGGAGCTGGACCTGCTTCGGCGCCTGCTCACCGAACGGACCGAGGAACTGGAGCGGACCAACGAACGGCTGTTCATCGCCAACCAGGTCAAGGCCGAGTTCCTTGCCCACATGTCCCGGGAGTTCCAACGCCCCCTCGATTACATCGTCGAATTTGCCACCTGCCTGCGCGACGGGGTCATGGGAGCTGTCAGCCGCGAGCAGCGTATCGGCCTGGAAACAATCATCAGCCGGGGGCAGGGAATCCAGCGACTCCTGGAGCGGGTGCTGGCGCTCTGCAACAGCGATCTCGGCACGGCGGTATTCCTGCCGAAAGAGTTCCCGGTCGACGAGCCGCTGACCCGGGTGCTCGACCAACTGAGCGAAACCGCCGCCCGGCAGGGGATCGCGATCGTCGCTCAACGTGACGAGACAGTCGGGACCATCACCGCCGACGAAGGAAAATTCACCTTCATCATCGATGAACTGCTGACCAACGCCCTCCACTTTTCCGACCGGGGGGGAACGATCACCGTCGCCCTCCGCCCGGTAGCCGCGCGCAATGACGCCGAGCCCGGCTTCCTGGAAATCCGCGTCGAGGACCAGGGGCGCGGGATCAACGAAGACGAGCTGGAGCATATCTTCAAAAGCTTCGAAGGAGGGGCGGGGATTGCCACCGGGCCGGGGAGTCTCGGTATCGGCCTAGCCCTGGTCAAACATTTCGTCGAACTGCACGGTGGGACCATTTCCGTGCGGAGCGAAGCCGGCAAAGGGAGCGTCTTCACCGTTCTCTTGCCGGAAAAGGGGCCGCCGGACCGGCTGCTCCGCACCCCGCAGGTACTGGTGGCCGCCGGCAGCGACGAACTGCTGCAGCCACTGCTCGCCCGGCTGCGCGGGGAAGGATACGCCCCGCTGATCGCCCGCGACGGCCTGGAGGCCCTCGACAAAGGAGTATCGCTGGCCCCCGATCTCTGCATTCTCGCCCTTGCCCTCCCTGAGCTGGGGGGGATCGACGTCTGCTTCCGGCTCAAGTCCCATGAGCGGAGCAAGCAGATTCCAGTAATGATCATCGCCCCGCTCCGCGAACGCTCCATAGCGATCCGCAGCGCCCAGGCCGGCGCTGACGGTTTCTTCGCCTTCCCCGGCGAAAGCAGGGAGTTGTTGCTGAAGGCGAAGAGCCTGATTGCCCAGAAATTCAACTACGATTTCCTCAAGCGGAATTACGAGATTGCCACCAGCGAGGCGTTCACCGATTCCCTGACCACCCTCTTCAACCGGCGGCAGTTCTGGCTAAGCCTCGACCACGAGCTGGCCAGGGCACACCGTTACCGGCGGAGCTGCTCCCTGGCGATGATCGATATCGACTTTTTCAAGCAGTATAACGATCGGCACGGCCATCTGCAGGGGGACGAGGTTCTCAAAACGGCGGCCGCCCTGTTCTGCAGCAGCATCCGCCATTCCGACATCGTCGCCCGTTACGGCGGTGAAGAGTTCGTCGTCATCATGCCGGAAACCGACCGCGAACTGGCATTGGTCGTCGGCGAGAAACTACGGCACGCCGTGGCCGAACACCTCTTTCCCTTCCGTGAGACCCAGCCGGGGGGAAAACTGACGGTCAGCGTCGGCATCGCCACCTTCCCCGACGATGCCCGTACCGGACGGGACCTAGTGGCAGCAGCGGACCGGGCGCTCTATTGCGCCAAGCAGCGGGGCCGGAACCGGGTCGAGGGGTGTGTTAGCGAGCCCGCCGCTGGCGACCGCTCCGGGGGATGA
- a CDS encoding BCAM0308 family protein, giving the protein MAQVSHKAGVEEKGKRTVHSPDVYLPKGGLKETALCKKCGALYHDKRWTMEGGKPAEGNVTKVTCPACQRMADNNPAGVATFSGEYLLAHEAEILNSIQNIEAKARQKNPLGRIMEIRQDKNILTVTTTEEKLAQKLGREIFRAHKGELHYQWSHEESFVRVNWSR; this is encoded by the coding sequence ATGGCACAGGTTTCCCACAAGGCAGGGGTTGAGGAAAAGGGCAAGCGGACGGTGCACAGTCCCGATGTCTATCTACCGAAGGGAGGACTCAAGGAAACCGCGCTCTGCAAGAAATGCGGCGCACTGTATCACGACAAGCGTTGGACAATGGAAGGAGGGAAACCGGCGGAAGGAAACGTCACCAAGGTCACCTGTCCCGCCTGTCAGCGGATGGCCGACAACAATCCGGCGGGGGTCGCCACCTTTTCCGGCGAATACCTGCTGGCCCATGAAGCGGAAATTCTCAACTCGATCCAGAACATCGAGGCAAAGGCACGGCAGAAAAACCCGCTCGGGCGAATCATGGAGATCCGGCAGGACAAGAACATCCTCACCGTAACCACCACGGAGGAAAAGCTGGCGCAAAAGCTCGGCCGGGAAATTTTCCGGGCACACAAAGGGGAGCTCCATTATCAGTGGAGCCATGAAGAGAGTTTCGTCAGGGTCAACTGGTCGCGCTGA
- a CDS encoding RluA family pseudouridine synthase, with protein MILTARVTAVQAGMRLDDGAARLFPGLSKSRIRKIIDWGGCSIAGTMVRVASRTLAEHDEIVLGVMEPDEYRERLLARDEILYDDRDYLAVNKAAGLNCQRTPYQLKGTVEHAVTLYFRAAGSHEPARVVHRLDRGTSGVMVFPKNRRAAAHFSAALQRGAVEKIYWALVAGAPDADQWTVNAPIAKIDRARYGVALPGKDAQTLFRVRASGVGLTLVEARPLTGRTHQIRVHLAHCGLPILGDTVYGGDPAARLLLHCRSMTFANAAGRTISATAPVDRDFAACCAAAGIPLPVARPAAGGLASD; from the coding sequence ATGATTCTGACGGCGCGGGTGACGGCCGTCCAGGCGGGAATGCGACTCGACGACGGTGCAGCCAGGCTCTTTCCCGGTCTCTCCAAGAGCCGGATCCGCAAGATCATCGACTGGGGCGGATGCAGCATTGCCGGGACAATGGTCCGGGTTGCCTCCCGGACGCTCGCCGAGCACGACGAAATCGTCCTCGGCGTCATGGAGCCGGACGAATACCGGGAGCGGCTCCTTGCCCGGGATGAGATCCTCTACGACGATCGCGATTATCTGGCGGTCAACAAGGCCGCCGGCCTCAACTGCCAGCGAACCCCCTACCAGCTCAAAGGAACGGTTGAACACGCCGTTACCCTCTATTTCCGCGCCGCCGGCAGTCACGAACCGGCCCGGGTCGTCCATCGGCTCGACCGCGGGACCTCCGGGGTGATGGTCTTCCCCAAGAACCGTCGGGCCGCCGCGCATTTTTCCGCCGCCCTGCAGCGGGGAGCGGTCGAGAAGATTTACTGGGCCTTGGTGGCCGGAGCGCCCGATGCCGATCAATGGACCGTCAACGCTCCGATCGCCAAGATCGATCGTGCCCGGTACGGCGTTGCCCTCCCCGGCAAGGACGCCCAGACGCTCTTCCGGGTCCGGGCGTCCGGTGTCGGGCTCACGCTCGTCGAAGCCCGGCCCCTTACCGGTCGCACCCATCAGATCAGGGTCCATCTGGCCCATTGCGGTTTGCCGATCCTCGGCGATACCGTGTATGGCGGCGATCCGGCGGCACGGCTGCTGCTCCATTGCCGATCGATGACCTTCGCCAACGCGGCTGGCCGGACCATTTCGGCCACGGCGCCGGTCGACCGGGATTTTGCCGCCTGTTGTGCCGCCGCCGGCATTCCGCTCCCCGTTGCTCGTCCGGCGGCCGGCGGGCTTGCCAGCGATTAA
- a CDS encoding NUDIX hydrolase: MNTRDRAVLFRGLVVDIEQFEVEIGNKGWHRFQVVRHPGGVGVVPLHDDGTVTLIRQLRPSIGVSLLEIPAGRLDPGEEPAACGVRELAEETGLTATSLESLGDLLTSPGVFDERIHLFLANGLSQGEAMPEQYEDIATVRLPLAEAVAMAADGRIRDGKTIVALMRAQARQR; the protein is encoded by the coding sequence ATGAACACACGGGATCGGGCCGTTCTCTTCCGGGGGCTGGTCGTCGACATCGAGCAGTTTGAAGTGGAGATCGGCAACAAAGGGTGGCACCGCTTCCAGGTGGTCCGCCATCCCGGCGGCGTCGGCGTCGTGCCGCTCCATGATGATGGTACGGTGACCCTGATTCGCCAGCTTCGTCCCTCCATCGGCGTCAGTCTGCTGGAAATACCCGCCGGTCGGCTCGACCCCGGCGAGGAGCCAGCCGCCTGCGGTGTGCGCGAACTGGCCGAAGAGACCGGCCTAACCGCGACGTCTCTTGAATCTCTCGGCGATCTTCTGACCTCGCCGGGAGTCTTCGACGAACGAATCCACCTTTTTCTGGCCAACGGTCTTTCTCAGGGAGAAGCAATGCCGGAACAGTACGAGGATATCGCGACGGTCCGCCTCCCGTTGGCGGAGGCTGTGGCGATGGCAGCCGACGGCCGGATCCGTGACGGCAAGACGATCGTGGCCCTGATGCGGGCCCAGGCAAGGCAACGATGA
- a CDS encoding sensor domain-containing diguanylate cyclase: MPRNRITRLSLKSKIAFFMLALIVACVPLAAHVMLSLFQGEFARTVQTQQQTLVALIAGELDDKIRVAQGALIDAANSVSADDIATPGKALRFLQRLPGLNSHFDNGTFLFTPNGDLIAGTDPTTARAGNSFGDREYIRATKTSGAPHISPPFVSRQAHHHPIIMFTAPVIAPNGTLIAILCGSFDLMKDNFLGSLAATKIGQTGFFYLFTTDRQMIMHPDRQRILDTTLLQGYRNFAAQVDARGRLTVRMANRQGVPVISTFVRLLTVDWILAADFPVKEAYAPLRTAERSAWLSIIPGGFFLVIAMWLFMRHLTLPIVQLKEQIRETEETGVYRNVLIKSGDEIADVAEAFNSLMNRLHEKEDKLYHLSTHDAMTGLYNRLFFEAELERLNWGRTYPVSIVMVDVDNLKRVNDTLGHAAGDTLIAAAARALREAFRTEDVVARIGGDEFAILLELANEGAAAAALARIREAVVRCNGPESESFLSLSLGAATATVVNTLYETWKLADQRMYEEKGRRKGRRRDDVGRDE; this comes from the coding sequence ATGCCAAGGAACAGAATCACCCGTCTCAGCCTCAAGAGCAAGATCGCCTTTTTCATGCTGGCACTGATCGTCGCCTGCGTCCCCCTGGCCGCTCATGTCATGCTCTCTCTTTTCCAGGGGGAGTTCGCCCGTACCGTCCAGACGCAGCAGCAAACCCTGGTAGCGCTGATCGCCGGGGAACTCGACGACAAGATCCGGGTGGCGCAAGGCGCCCTGATCGATGCCGCCAACTCCGTCTCTGCCGACGATATCGCCACGCCTGGCAAAGCGCTACGCTTTCTGCAGCGCCTCCCCGGCCTCAACTCGCACTTCGACAACGGCACCTTTCTCTTCACCCCGAACGGCGACCTGATTGCCGGCACGGACCCCACCACCGCCCGCGCCGGCAACAGTTTCGGCGACCGGGAGTACATCAGGGCGACCAAAACCAGCGGCGCGCCGCACATCTCTCCGCCGTTCGTTTCCCGCCAGGCACACCATCACCCGATCATCATGTTCACTGCCCCGGTCATCGCTCCCAACGGCACACTGATCGCCATTCTCTGTGGCAGTTTCGACCTGATGAAGGACAATTTCCTCGGCTCGCTGGCCGCCACGAAAATCGGCCAAACAGGCTTTTTCTATCTGTTCACCACCGACCGGCAGATGATCATGCACCCCGACCGGCAACGGATTCTCGACACGACCCTTTTGCAGGGCTACCGGAACTTCGCCGCTCAGGTTGACGCCCGGGGAAGATTGACGGTACGGATGGCCAACCGGCAAGGGGTTCCGGTCATCTCAACGTTCGTCAGGCTGCTGACCGTCGACTGGATCCTGGCAGCCGATTTCCCGGTCAAGGAGGCCTATGCACCGCTCAGAACCGCCGAGCGCTCCGCCTGGCTGAGCATCATCCCCGGCGGATTCTTTCTCGTCATTGCAATGTGGCTTTTCATGCGCCACCTCACCTTGCCGATCGTCCAGCTGAAAGAACAGATTCGCGAAACGGAGGAGACCGGCGTCTACCGCAACGTCCTGATCAAATCGGGCGACGAGATCGCCGATGTCGCCGAAGCATTCAACAGCCTGATGAACCGGCTGCACGAAAAGGAAGACAAGCTCTACCACCTCTCCACCCATGACGCGATGACCGGCCTCTACAACCGGCTCTTTTTCGAAGCCGAGCTGGAAAGGCTCAATTGGGGGCGGACCTATCCGGTTTCGATCGTCATGGTCGATGTGGATAATCTCAAACGGGTCAACGACACGTTGGGGCATGCAGCCGGCGATACACTGATTGCAGCGGCCGCGCGGGCATTGCGGGAAGCCTTCCGGACCGAAGACGTGGTGGCACGGATCGGCGGCGACGAATTTGCCATCCTTCTGGAGCTGGCCAATGAAGGCGCCGCCGCTGCTGCGCTTGCCCGCATTCGGGAAGCGGTGGTGCGCTGCAACGGGCCCGAATCGGAATCATTTCTCAGTCTTTCCCTGGGGGCAGCTACGGCAACGGTCGTCAATACGCTTTACGAGACCTGGAAACTGGCGGATCAGCGGATGTATGAAGAGAAAGGACGAAGGAAGGGCCGGCGGCGGGACGATGTCGGCCGGGACGAATGA
- a CDS encoding M16 family metallopeptidase: protein MIVAPRQTILANGLRVIAVEMPHLHSAEVALYIRAGGRNDLPEKAGLAHFLEHMLFRGTAEHPTNLELEAAFEAIGGAVNAATDAESTCYYSRIHPDHLPEAVRLLSVMLLSPTFAGIDIEKRIITEEALEDINERGEEINPDNLASRLLWPDHPLGMPTIGFLETIAGFTESDLRDYLGRHYVPGNAVLVAAGRLAAGELFAAAATAFATWQGPLPLPGSPAPAGQTAPQALFVKDADSQINLQIAFRGFARDDRRNPAARLLRRLLSGGGCSRLHLSLRERLGIVYSVDAQLASYDETGCFSVDLATAPENLIVAVREVLREVRLLTQEPVDAEELERVKQGYFFDLAYSRDSTFDMQVRYGWGELMGMVKSIEEDRAEAAAVTPALIREVAGQLFAPAGLNLVAVGPLTARLKKEVTGMLDSYAADCR, encoded by the coding sequence ATGATTGTTGCTCCGCGCCAGACGATCCTGGCCAACGGTCTCCGGGTGATCGCGGTGGAAATGCCCCACCTGCACAGTGCCGAGGTGGCGCTCTACATCCGGGCCGGTGGCCGCAACGACCTGCCAGAGAAAGCGGGGCTAGCCCACTTTCTCGAACATATGCTCTTTCGCGGCACCGCCGAACATCCGACCAACCTGGAGCTGGAAGCGGCCTTCGAAGCGATCGGCGGCGCGGTCAACGCCGCAACCGACGCTGAAAGCACCTGCTACTATTCGCGAATCCACCCCGACCACCTGCCGGAAGCGGTCCGGCTCCTCTCGGTCATGCTCCTGTCACCAACGTTTGCCGGCATCGACATCGAAAAGCGGATCATCACCGAAGAGGCGCTGGAAGATATCAACGAGCGGGGCGAAGAGATCAACCCCGACAATCTGGCCAGCCGGCTACTCTGGCCCGACCATCCGCTTGGCATGCCGACAATCGGCTTCCTTGAAACGATCGCCGGCTTCACCGAGTCCGACCTCCGCGACTACCTGGGGCGTCATTACGTCCCGGGTAATGCCGTACTGGTCGCCGCCGGCCGACTCGCCGCCGGGGAGCTGTTCGCCGCAGCCGCGACCGCATTTGCCACCTGGCAGGGACCCCTGCCGCTGCCGGGCTCTCCGGCCCCGGCGGGACAGACTGCCCCCCAGGCATTGTTCGTTAAGGACGCGGACAGCCAGATCAACCTGCAAATCGCCTTCCGGGGATTTGCCCGGGACGACCGCCGCAATCCGGCGGCCCGGCTGCTGCGCCGCCTCCTTTCCGGCGGCGGCTGCTCCCGACTTCATCTTTCGCTACGAGAACGGCTGGGCATTGTCTATTCCGTCGATGCTCAGTTGGCCTCCTACGATGAAACCGGCTGTTTTTCGGTCGATCTGGCAACGGCCCCGGAAAACCTGATCGTGGCCGTCCGGGAAGTGCTGCGGGAAGTACGGTTGTTGACACAGGAGCCGGTTGACGCCGAGGAACTGGAGCGGGTCAAGCAGGGCTATTTCTTTGATCTGGCCTATAGCCGCGATTCCACGTTCGATATGCAGGTGCGTTACGGTTGGGGCGAGCTGATGGGCATGGTGAAGAGCATCGAGGAGGATCGGGCCGAAGCGGCAGCAGTAACGCCAGCGCTAATCAGGGAAGTGGCCGGCCAGCTGTTCGCGCCGGCCGGGCTCAACCTGGTGGCAGTCGGTCCGCTCACCGCCCGGTTGAAGAAAGAAGTGACCGGCATGCTCGACAGCTATGCCGCCGACTGCCGTTGA
- a CDS encoding transglutaminase-like domain-containing protein, protein MAFLRFIIALALMIAAGVLPAAASGASRLPLLAKPPLGEFWFRLSLSGERTGFAEQTIVETADGFAVAAAGSVKMEVLGFSRQAASREEYRVNRDLSLRSFSVAETLDGVPQQLTGEMTAKGVKVIVRTGGEEKEKLLKTRGPVYPPPLVNLYPLIKGVVPGKKYRLQMLDIEAVKLKEVTMIVQGVEALPDGRRVVKFTNDLYPLVDNEVWVDLTGHTVRESVRDGLVETTAEEPQQALRFIACAALARSGSLLDYSLIRVDPPLADPAALRRLVLEITGIPPALPLVQGGGQHAERLADGLVRFSEEPIRPEGGLPPDPASFLGATAQLPVDDPTVKSCLREIVGTEPAPAVQEKLLVRWVAETVKDDAAATADSPLDALKNNKGNSLARARLFVTLARAAGIPSRVVSGIVYLPGKGFLYHSWAESATAEGWRQLDPTFGQLPVDATHVKLVSGDTDADLVALGGVVGMLQVRAVTAEGAAPAR, encoded by the coding sequence ATGGCTTTTCTTCGATTTATCATCGCGCTCGCCCTGATGATTGCGGCAGGCGTATTGCCGGCAGCCGCTTCCGGGGCATCGCGCCTTCCCCTGCTTGCTAAACCGCCGCTCGGTGAATTCTGGTTCCGGCTGTCGTTGAGCGGCGAGCGGACCGGTTTTGCCGAGCAGACAATCGTTGAGACGGCAGATGGCTTTGCCGTTGCGGCGGCCGGCAGCGTCAAGATGGAGGTGCTCGGCTTTTCCCGGCAAGCCGCCTCCCGGGAGGAATATCGGGTCAACCGGGATCTTTCCCTGCGATCGTTCAGCGTTGCGGAGACCCTCGACGGCGTTCCGCAACAGCTGACCGGTGAGATGACCGCCAAGGGGGTGAAGGTGATCGTTCGGACCGGCGGCGAAGAGAAGGAAAAACTGCTCAAGACCAGGGGGCCGGTCTATCCGCCGCCGCTGGTCAATCTCTACCCACTTATCAAAGGGGTGGTGCCGGGGAAAAAATACCGGCTGCAGATGCTTGACATCGAGGCGGTCAAGCTCAAAGAAGTGACCATGATCGTGCAGGGGGTGGAAGCCCTGCCGGATGGCCGGCGGGTGGTCAAATTTACCAATGATCTCTATCCGCTGGTCGACAACGAGGTCTGGGTCGATCTGACGGGGCATACCGTTCGTGAATCAGTGCGGGACGGGTTGGTTGAGACCACCGCCGAGGAGCCGCAGCAGGCGCTGCGCTTTATTGCCTGCGCCGCCCTGGCCCGCAGCGGGTCGCTCCTTGATTACAGCCTGATCCGGGTCGATCCGCCGCTTGCCGATCCGGCTGCCCTTCGGCGCCTGGTGCTGGAAATTACGGGGATACCGCCTGCGTTGCCGCTCGTGCAGGGCGGGGGGCAGCACGCCGAGCGGCTTGCCGACGGCCTGGTCCGGTTCAGCGAAGAACCGATCCGGCCGGAGGGAGGACTGCCGCCCGATCCGGCATCATTCTTGGGCGCCACAGCACAGCTGCCGGTCGATGATCCAACCGTCAAAAGCTGCCTTCGGGAAATCGTTGGAACCGAGCCGGCGCCGGCAGTGCAGGAGAAGCTTCTTGTCCGCTGGGTGGCCGAGACCGTCAAGGATGATGCCGCCGCTACCGCCGATTCTCCCCTTGACGCCCTGAAAAACAACAAAGGAAACAGCCTGGCCCGGGCCCGGTTGTTCGTTACCCTGGCCCGGGCTGCCGGCATCCCCTCCCGGGTGGTGTCTGGCATCGTGTATCTGCCGGGAAAAGGGTTCCTCTACCACAGCTGGGCTGAAAGCGCCACCGCCGAAGGCTGGCGGCAACTTGACCCGACCTTTGGGCAACTGCCGGTGGATGCAACCCATGTCAAATTGGTATCCGGCGATACCGATGCCGATCTCGTTGCCCTGGGAGGGGTCGTCGGCATGTTGCAGGTCCGGGCGGTGACTGCGGAGGGGGCTGCGCCGGCCCGGTGA
- a CDS encoding NifB/NifX family molybdenum-iron cluster-binding protein, with product MKVAFATSTGVAVDLNFRSARDFTVWNIEPGESCYVTTVTVDASPDDPEGSIIARADALAGCTMVFTREINGPAAAKLVARSIQPLKTGDESSVEGIIGKLEKVLRGTPPPWLKKMRIRDTLCDEDGHVWR from the coding sequence ATGAAAGTTGCATTTGCCACATCGACGGGTGTTGCGGTCGATCTCAATTTCCGCAGTGCCAGAGACTTCACCGTCTGGAACATCGAACCGGGCGAGTCGTGCTACGTTACCACGGTGACGGTTGATGCGTCGCCCGATGATCCCGAAGGGAGCATCATTGCCCGGGCCGATGCGCTCGCCGGCTGCACCATGGTCTTTACGCGCGAAATCAACGGGCCGGCGGCGGCCAAGCTGGTCGCGCGCAGCATCCAGCCATTGAAAACGGGCGATGAGAGCTCCGTGGAAGGAATTATCGGGAAACTGGAAAAGGTGCTACGCGGCACTCCACCGCCGTGGCTGAAAAAAATGCGGATCAGGGACACGCTTTGTGACGAGGACGGCCACGTCTGGCGGTAA